A single window of Aspergillus flavus chromosome 4, complete sequence DNA harbors:
- a CDS encoding NmrA-like family protein: SAPSLTAQQLAKIPGVEIIEQNWTEITADWLQEHQVVRAFIASHNAPNQFVEESAFHVVALKAGVEYVVRISTTMPTVRPDFGGYYPRAHWAIEALLSSPEFSALKWTSLQPNVFLTYYVAPAVEYIKQYKRTGEQGTLRLMAAKDAPVGPVDPNEVGIFAAHLLALDDPSSHSGAKYVLNGPEDITGEQLVGLVEQHIGTKVKDVSYQDLGFLDALLASGFGGPGQSKTVMASLKYGLLTMWEGTCSASTTSKEVLEIAAPRTTPAEMVNKLLEE, from the coding sequence TCCGCCCCTAGCCTTACGGCTCAACAACTTGCAAAAATCCCCGGTGTCGAAATCATTGAGCAAAACTGGACCGAGATCACCGCCGACTGGTTACAAGAGCACCAAGTCGTGCGCGCCTTTATCGCATCTCACAACGCACCAAACCAATTTGTCGAAGAATCGGCCTTCCATGTTGTCGCCCTGAAAGCTGGTGTTGAGTACGTTGTGCGCATCTCAACCACCATGCCTACTGTGCGCCCTGATTTCGGAGGATACTATCCGCGAGCGCACTGGGCGATTGAAGCTCTACTTAGTTCACCGGAATTTAGTGCTTTGAAGTGGACGTCTCTCCAACCAAATGTGTTTTTAACCTACTATGTTGCTCCCGCTGTCGAGTATATTAAGCAGTATAAGCGGACTGGCGAGCAGGGTACGCTGAGGCTGATGGCGGCGAAAGACGCGCCTGTAGGTCCTGTTGACCCCAATGAAGTCGGCATCTTCGCAGCACACCTTCTGGCCCTGGATGATCCGAGTTCGCATAGCGGGGCCAAGTATGTCCTGAATGGACCGGAGGATATCACGGGTGAACAGCTTGTGGGTTTGGTGGAGCAGCATATTGGCACGAAGGTGAAGGACGTGAGCTACCAAGATCTGGGCTTCTTGGATGCGCTTCTAGCCAGTGGCTTTGGAGGGCCGGGCCAATCAAAGACTGTCATGGCGTCTCTTAAGTATGGGTTGTTGACCATGTGGGAAGGGACGTGTAGTGCTTCGACGACCAGCAAAGAGGTTTTGGAGATTGCTGCCCCAAGGACGACGCCTGCCGAGATGGTGAACAAGTTGTTGGAGGAATAA
- a CDS encoding 1-acyl dihydroxyacetone phosphate reductase, producing the protein MAQTTSFALITGCSSGIGKALAVAFAAQGVTVLATARRVEYLKELTSEHENIEAFELELSSPESIAKLKDAVSERTDGRLDFLVNNAGTHYASTAMDLEIEEVEKVFQVNLFAVMRLCQIFIPLLRNSPRGRIVQLGSVTRNVPMVWQAPYNASKAALSQYSKTLRLEVKPFGIEVIELVTGFVQSNILHHGMHAPETSLYLPLKKTIEEIKYEGNANGMPADAYARSVVAKLVKPQVSAEIWEGVHARTLRLLVTILPLRLFNWFFYRRFKLSLLESREGDKPKSS; encoded by the exons ATGGCGCAAACAACTTCTTTCGCTCTCATAACCGGCTGTAGCAGTGGTATTGGAAAAGCGCTCGCAGTAGCGTTCGCAGCCCAAGGAGTCACCGTTCTTGCGACCGCCCGACGTGTCGAATACCTCAAGGAGCTAACAAGCGAGCACGAGAATATCGAAGCTTTTGAACTGGAGCTTAGCAGTCCAGAGAGTATTGCCAAGCTGAAGGATGCGGTATCCGAGCGCACCGATGGCCGGTTAGATTTCCTGGTCAACAATGCAGGAACGCATTACGCATCCACCGCAATGGACCTTGAGATCGAAGAGGTTGAGAAAGTGTTTCAAGTCAATCTCTTTGCTGTCATGCGCCTTTGCCAGATCTTCATTCCGCTTCTCCGCAACTCACCTCGCGGACGTATTGTGCAGCTTGGAAGCGTGACAAGGAACGTGCCCATGGTCTGGCAGGCGCCTTATAATGCCTCCAAGGCGGCCCTCAGTCAGTATTCCAAGACACTCCGCTTG GAGGTCAAGCCTTTTGGAATAGAGGTCATTGAGCTTGTCACCGGCTTCGTGCAGAGTAACATTCTACACCATGGAATGCATGCTCCCGAGACGTCCCTCTATCTCCCACTCAAGAAGACCATCGAGGAGATCAAGTACGAAGGCAACGCAAATGGCATGCCGGCAGATGCTTATGCGAGATCCGTGGTTGCGAAGCTGGTGAAGCCACAGGTCAGTGCTGAAATATGGGAAGGCGTTCACGCGCGCACTCTTCGATTACTCGTTACCATTTTACCACTGCGGCTATTT AATTGGTTCTTTTACCGAAGGTTCAAGCTTAGCCTTCTGGAAAGTCGCGAAGGTGATAAGCCTAAAAGCTCGTGA
- a CDS encoding putative allantoate permease, protein MVVYNRKSEGDVTVDSNSVSEEFADTVSGINEKRLMFKIDAHVLPILCILYFLAFLDRINMGHAVVFGLEEDLGMDPKSNQFNTALTIFFVPYVLLEVPSNIVLKKLQPHVWLAGCMFCFGILTIGQGFVKSYGGLLVTRFFIGVTESGMFPGCYYLIGMWYRRPDALRRYTYFFNSTTLAGAFGGLIAYGTGYMQGMRGYGAWRWLFIIEGAVTCFVAVLAWFLISDFPEQARWLTEAERRWMKKRMEIEHGTESAEDPIRFIDVVEVLKDYRICLGALIYFSFLVPSYCYAYFSPTIIKSYGYSTLQTQLHSVPPLAMAFFLSLGIAFTSDRLRHRYLFVLFNLLVAIAGIAILLSVHDKPRVQYAALFLVVFGPYCGMPVAICWFTMNVGGHRRRAIGTALQLGFGEIAGIVSTFLFKAKEAPYYHTGYSVAISFFTLAAFWSTCYFFACWMENRRRGRLMSDAVDSPESTMVGDGDLDVSYRYML, encoded by the exons ATGGTGGTTTACAATAGGA AGTCCGAAGGTGATGTCACAGTTGATTCCAATAGTGTCAGCGAGGAGTTCGCTGACACTGTCTCGGGTATCAACGAGAAGCGATTGATGTTCAAGATCGATGCCCATGTTTTGCCAATTCTGTGCATACTGTACTTTCTGGCCTTTTTAGATCG GATTAACATGGGTCATGCAGTCGTTTTTGGACTTGAAGAGGATTTGGGAATGGACCCTAAATCGAATCAGTTCAACACGGCGTTGACGATATTTTTTGTGCCATACGTGCTGCTGGAGGTCCCATCAAACATCGTTCTCAAGAAACTGCAACCCCACGTCTGGT TGGCAGGATGTATGTTTTGTTTCGGTATCCTGACAATTGGTCAAGGTTTCG TGAAAAGCTACGGTGGTCTCCTAGTGACACGGTTCTTCATCGGTGTGACAGAATCCGGAATGTTTCCTGGAT GCTACTACCTCATTGGAATGTGGTACAGACGTCCAGATGCCCTCCGCCGATATACATATTTTTTCAACTCAACGACGCTTGCGGGCGCATTTGGAGGACTGATAGCATACGGCACAGGATATATGCAGGGTATGAGAGGATATGGAGCCTGGCGTTGGCTTTTTATCATTGAGGGAGCCGTAACATGCTTTGTTGCTGTTCTCGCTTGGTTCCTTATCTCGGATTTTCCCGAGCAGGCCAGGTGGCTGACCGAGGCCGAGCGGcgatggatgaagaagagaatggagaTTGAACATGGGACCGAGTCAGCGGAGGATCCTATACGTTTCATTGACGTGGTTGAGGTTCTCAAGGACTACAGGATCTGCTTGGGCGCGCTCAtatacttttctttcttggtgcCATCATAT TGTTACGCATACTTTTCACCGACAATCATCAAATCCTACGGCTACAGCACTCTGCAGACGCAACTACATTCCGTTCCTCCTTTAGCAATGGCCTTTTTCCTATCTCTCGGAATTGCATTTACCTCCGATCGACTACGACACCGCTATCTATTCGTTCTCTTCAATCTCCTGGTCGCAATCGCCGGGATCGCAATCCTGCTATCCGTCCACGATAAACCCCGAGTCCAGTATGCCGCACTGTTTCTCGTGGTCTTCGGTCCGTACTGTGGTATGCCGGTCGCCATCTGCTGGTTCACTATGAACGTAGGAGGCCACCGACGGCGCGCGATCGGTACAGCGCTGCAACTCGGGTTCGGGGAGATCGCGGGAATAGTGTCCACGTTCCTCTTTAAGGCCAAGGAGGCTCCGTACTACCATACCGGGTACAGTGTGgccatttctttcttcacccTGGCCGCATTCTGGTCCACTTGCTATTTTTTTGCGTGCTGGATGGAGAACCGTAGGCGGGGTCGATTGATGTCGGATGCGGTTGATTCGCCTGAGAGTACAATGGTTGGGGATGGCGACTTGGATGTGTCATATCGATATATGCTGTAG
- a CDS encoding putative monooxygenase gives MSQPIYESTSAVKLSIAIVGAGIGGLSAAIALARDGHHVTVYESTPELSEIGAGVQMSPNGVRYWLNWGINEDLWQKSSLPSELNMRRWRDGGFIARTELNPDFENRFGAPYLVIHRAELHSVLCQHALKQGVDVRTSSRAVDYDMDAPTITLATGEIVRPDLVVAVDGINSFARTKLLGSTEKGGPRKTGVAAYRLIVEVSDLLADAETAWIVSNPNLNLWLGNNCSAMAYMISNGTRLNLVLSHPDASDTSNMSQEELTQEMLSYFHDWDPMLMKIVQKKKSIHNWPLFEVEPLDKWVSDSGKFILIGDAAHAMVPYLSMGVTMAVEDAATLSKALAYVTDKRDLRLVLQLVEKLRIRRAKQVQQASLANGRVLHLCDGPEQEARDNAMRPSVEGIPLEKSPYGMTDPQTQAWCYGHDVQRDFEEAWERIVSDRRVDASL, from the exons ATGAGCCAGCCAATCTATGAGAGCACATCAGCGGTCAAGCTGAGTATTGCAATTGTGGGTGCTGGTATTGGCGGTTTGTCAGCTGCCATTGCTTTGGCTCGAGATGGACACCATGTCACGGTTTATGAGTCTACGCCAGAGTTGTCGGAG ATTGGCGCTGGTGTGCAAATGTCACCGAATGGTGTTCGCTACTGGCTCAACTGGGGCATCAATGAAGACCTGTGGCAAAAGTCTTCTCTACCCTCCGAATTGAACATGAGACGATGGAGGGATGGAGGGTTTATTGCTCGGACTGAATTAAATCCGGATTTTGAGAATAGGTTCGGCGCGCCATACCTAGTGATCCACCGGGCTGAGCTGCACAGTGTGCTTTGCCAGCACGCGCTCAAACAGGGCGTTGATGTCAGAACTTCCAGTCGCGCTGTTGATTACGACATGGATGCGCCAACAATTACTTTGGCAACGGGCGAAATCGTACGTCCCGACCTCGTAGTTGCAGTTGATG GTATCAATTCGTTTGCGAGGACGAAGTTACTGGGATCTACCGAAAAAGGAGGACCTCGTAAGACAGGGGTTGCCGCATATCGACTTATAGTCGAGGTCTCCGATCTCCTGGCGGATGCAGAGACAGCATGGATTGTCTCTAATCCGAACCTCAACCTCTG GCTAGGTAATAACTGCTCCGCCATGGCCTACATGATATCCAATGGCACACGCTTGAACCTGGTACTCTCGCACCCCGATGCGAGTGACACTTCCAACATGTCCCAGGAAGAATTAACCCAAGAGATGTTGTCTTATTTCCATGATTGGGACCCGAT GCTGATGAAGATTgtacaaaagaagaaatcaatTCATAACTGGCCCCTGTTTGAGGTAGAGCCCCTCGATAAATGGGTCTCTGACTCCGGAAaattcatcctcatcggcgATGCGGCTCATGCCATGGTGCCATACTTATCAATGG GTGTCACTATGGCAGTCGAGGATGCAGCTACGTTAAGTAAAGCTCTAGCTTATGTGACTGACAAGCGTGATCTTCGACTGGTGCTCCAGTTAGTCGAAAAGTTACGTATCCGCCGGGCGAAACAAGTCCAGCAGGCGAGCCTTGCTAACGGAAGAGTGCTTCATCTTTGCGATGGCCCAGAACAAGAAGCCAGAGACAATGCAATGCGGCCTTCGGTGGAAGGAATACCGCTTGAGAAAAGCCCCTACGGCATGACCGACCCACAAACACAAGCCTGGTGCTATGGACACGATGTGCAGCGGGATTTTGAGGAAGCCTGGGAGAGGATCGTTAGCGATCGTCGTGTTGACGCGTCACTCTGA